A genomic window from Synechococcus sp. CBW1107 includes:
- a CDS encoding DUF6679 family protein has translation MLHRKLDQFCSEKRPVWVFLRDQQRWIEQALVVEIAGDLVTLRYDEEDDDELHTWEESIRLDSIGAVSTRLAFFSRTARAEDLGTAEDCPESEQLRRQG, from the coding sequence ATGCTGCACCGCAAGCTGGATCAGTTCTGCAGCGAGAAGCGACCGGTCTGGGTCTTCCTGCGCGATCAGCAGCGCTGGATCGAGCAGGCTCTGGTGGTGGAGATCGCCGGTGATCTGGTCACTCTTCGCTACGACGAGGAGGACGATGACGAACTGCACACCTGGGAGGAGAGCATTCGCCTCGATTCGATCGGAGCGGTCAGCACCCGCCTGGCCTTCTTCAGCCGCACGGCCAGGGCCGAGGATCTCGGCACCGCCGAAGACTGCCCCGAATCCGAGCAGCTGCGCCGCCAGGGCTGA
- a CDS encoding creatininase family protein encodes MTISSPQTVGTAGSPLRGPAASVEAIRLQLRSWPEVEDYLRGCKGVIVPLGSTEQHGPTGAIGTDALTAEAVALEVGRRTGVLVTPVQAFGMAEHHLGFAGTISLQPSTLLAVIHDVVLSLARHGFERIFVINGHGGNIATTRAAFAEAYATAASRGLAGAPNLRCQLANWFMAGPVMREARERYGQREGHHATPSEIALTLHLEPSLVAKQRPLPEPAPAGPIHGPEDFRRRHPDGRMGSDPFLASADDGRRFLELAAEALSQDLETFLSE; translated from the coding sequence GTGACGATCTCCTCCCCCCAGACCGTCGGGACAGCCGGGAGCCCTCTCCGGGGCCCAGCTGCCAGCGTCGAGGCGATCCGGCTGCAGCTGCGCAGCTGGCCCGAGGTGGAGGACTACCTCCGAGGCTGCAAGGGGGTGATCGTTCCCCTCGGTTCCACGGAGCAGCATGGCCCCACCGGGGCCATCGGCACCGATGCCCTCACCGCCGAAGCGGTGGCCCTGGAGGTGGGTCGCCGCACCGGCGTGCTGGTCACGCCCGTCCAGGCTTTCGGCATGGCCGAACATCACCTGGGCTTCGCGGGGACGATCAGTCTCCAGCCCTCAACGCTCCTGGCCGTGATCCATGACGTGGTGCTCTCCCTGGCCCGCCATGGCTTCGAGCGGATCTTCGTGATCAACGGCCATGGCGGCAACATCGCCACCACAAGGGCCGCCTTTGCCGAGGCCTACGCCACGGCCGCCAGCCGAGGGCTGGCAGGGGCTCCCAATCTGCGCTGCCAACTGGCCAACTGGTTCATGGCCGGGCCGGTGATGCGGGAGGCGCGCGAGCGCTATGGCCAGCGGGAGGGGCACCATGCCACTCCCAGCGAAATCGCTCTGACCCTGCACCTGGAGCCGAGCCTGGTGGCCAAGCAACGGCCCCTTCCGGAGCCGGCGCCAGCCGGACCGATCCACGGTCCCGAGGATTTCCGCCGTCGCCACCCCGATGGACGCATGGGGTCCGACCCCTTCCTCGCCAGCGCTGACGACGGCCGCCGATTCCTGGAGCTGGCCGCCGAGGCCCTCAGCCAGGATCTGGAGACCTTTCTGAGCGAGTGA
- the gatC gene encoding Asp-tRNA(Asn)/Glu-tRNA(Gln) amidotransferase subunit GatC, whose protein sequence is MGKISSDDVRKVAKLARLELPEAKIATYTGQLERILEYVAHLEQVDTEGVPPTTRAVEVINVTREDDVVPTPVREELLELAPQREGDFFRVPQILAS, encoded by the coding sequence ATGGGCAAGATTTCTTCCGACGACGTGCGCAAGGTGGCCAAACTGGCTCGCCTGGAGCTTCCCGAGGCCAAGATCGCCACCTACACCGGCCAGCTGGAGCGCATTCTCGAGTACGTGGCGCACCTGGAGCAGGTGGATACGGAGGGGGTCCCTCCCACCACCAGGGCTGTCGAAGTGATCAATGTGACCCGCGAAGACGACGTCGTGCCGACACCCGTGCGAGAAGAATTGCTGGAACTGGCCCCCCAGCGCGAGGGCGACTTCTTCCGGGTTCCGCAGATCCTGGCCAGTTAG
- the crtR gene encoding beta-carotene hydroxylase: MTQVLALSHEPALDALSSGTTLRSVPKDFLDPPSAWNPTVGLFLGGYGLAALTIWGWFVPQWPLPLLLPLGFLALHLEGTVIHDACHNAAHPSRFWNAVMGHGAALLLGFSFPVFTRVHLQHHAHVNDPKRDPDHIVSTFGPLWLIAPRFFYHEVFFFRHRLWRKWELLEWGLARAIFVSIVLAAFRFGFESFIFNCWFAPALMVGVTLGLFFDYLPHRPFKSRNRWHSARVYPSRLMNWLIMGQNYHLIHHLWPSIPWFEYQPAYRATKPLLDAKGSPQRLGLFETPHDGINFLYDIFLGIRSHKRRRSRLRPIAALMPTARSRRHLISLLHRTAVSPVPRSSAG; this comes from the coding sequence ATGACCCAAGTGTTGGCCCTGTCGCACGAACCTGCCCTCGATGCGTTGTCCTCAGGCACCACGCTCCGTTCGGTGCCGAAGGACTTCCTCGATCCGCCATCGGCCTGGAACCCCACCGTGGGACTGTTTCTCGGGGGTTACGGCCTGGCGGCCCTGACGATCTGGGGCTGGTTCGTGCCCCAGTGGCCGCTGCCGCTGCTGCTGCCCCTCGGATTCCTGGCCCTGCACCTGGAGGGCACGGTGATTCACGACGCCTGCCACAACGCGGCTCACCCCAGCCGCTTCTGGAACGCGGTGATGGGCCATGGGGCTGCCCTGCTGCTGGGGTTCAGCTTTCCGGTGTTCACCCGGGTGCACCTCCAGCATCACGCCCATGTCAATGATCCGAAGCGTGATCCCGACCATATCGTCTCAACCTTCGGACCGCTCTGGCTCATCGCACCGCGCTTCTTCTATCACGAAGTCTTTTTCTTCCGTCACCGACTCTGGCGCAAGTGGGAGTTGCTGGAATGGGGCCTAGCTCGTGCCATCTTCGTTTCGATTGTTCTGGCCGCCTTCAGATTCGGCTTTGAGTCGTTCATCTTCAACTGCTGGTTCGCCCCGGCTCTGATGGTGGGCGTCACCCTGGGCCTCTTCTTCGATTACCTCCCCCACCGTCCCTTCAAGTCGCGCAACCGCTGGCACAGCGCCAGGGTGTACCCCAGCCGGCTGATGAATTGGTTGATCATGGGTCAGAACTATCACCTGATCCATCACCTCTGGCCGTCGATTCCCTGGTTCGAGTATCAGCCGGCCTACCGGGCGACCAAGCCACTGCTTGATGCCAAGGGATCACCCCAGCGCCTCGGGTTGTTCGAAACTCCCCACGACGGCATCAATTTCCTCTACGACATCTTCCTGGGCATTCGCAGCCATAAGCGGCGCCGCAGCCGGCTGCGTCCGATCGCCGCGCTGATGCCTACAGCCCGCTCCCGTCGTCACCTGATCTCGCTCCTGCACCGCACGGCCGTCTCACCGGTGCCGCGCTCTTCCGCCGGTTGA
- the arsJ gene encoding organoarsenical effux MFS transporter ArsJ, which translates to MKQLTGLQQYAVVTANYWAFTLTDGALRMLVVFHFHQLGYSTLEIAFLFLFYEFFGIVTNLYGGWLGARFGLRLTLWAGTLLQVAALLMLIPVADSWPRWWSVAYVMVAQAISGIAKDLNKMSAKSAIKTVVPETPGDHSRGENQLFQWVAILTGSKNALKGVGFFLGGLLLTTIGFGAAVGAMAAGLFLSFLMTLVLPGEIGRMKEKPAFRALFSKSRGINGLSLARFFLFGARDVWFVVALPVFLQAALGWKYWEVGGFMGLWVIGYGIIQASAPALRRSWGQSAPPGVSAVQFWSAVLTAIPALIAISLWREVGHPGVAVVVGLAAFGAVFAMNSSIHSYMVLAYTDAESVSLNVGFYYMANAAGRLVGTLLSGALFLVGGLQACLWCSALLVGLSWLISLGLPAPAHERRALA; encoded by the coding sequence ATGAAACAGCTCACGGGACTGCAGCAGTACGCGGTCGTCACGGCCAATTACTGGGCCTTCACCCTCACCGATGGCGCTCTGCGCATGCTGGTGGTGTTCCACTTCCACCAGCTCGGCTACTCCACTCTGGAGATCGCCTTTCTCTTTCTGTTCTACGAGTTCTTCGGCATCGTCACCAACCTCTACGGCGGCTGGCTGGGGGCCCGCTTCGGGCTGCGGCTCACCCTCTGGGCGGGAACGCTGCTGCAGGTGGCTGCCCTGCTGATGCTGATCCCGGTGGCTGACAGCTGGCCGCGCTGGTGGAGTGTGGCCTACGTGATGGTGGCCCAGGCGATCAGCGGCATCGCCAAGGATCTCAACAAGATGAGTGCCAAGAGCGCCATCAAGACGGTGGTGCCGGAAACCCCAGGCGACCACAGCCGCGGCGAGAACCAGCTGTTCCAGTGGGTGGCGATCCTCACCGGTTCGAAGAACGCCCTCAAGGGGGTGGGCTTCTTCCTGGGGGGATTGCTGCTCACCACCATCGGCTTCGGCGCCGCCGTCGGGGCCATGGCCGCAGGGCTGTTTCTCTCCTTCCTGATGACCCTGGTGCTGCCTGGCGAGATCGGCAGGATGAAGGAGAAGCCGGCGTTCAGAGCCCTGTTCTCGAAATCCAGGGGCATCAATGGGCTGTCGCTGGCTCGCTTCTTCCTGTTCGGCGCCCGTGATGTCTGGTTCGTGGTGGCCCTGCCGGTTTTCCTGCAGGCGGCCCTCGGCTGGAAGTACTGGGAAGTGGGCGGCTTCATGGGCCTGTGGGTGATCGGCTACGGGATCATCCAGGCCTCAGCCCCGGCCCTGCGGCGCAGCTGGGGGCAGAGTGCACCCCCGGGGGTGTCTGCCGTGCAGTTCTGGAGCGCCGTGCTGACGGCCATCCCCGCCCTGATCGCCATCAGCCTCTGGCGCGAGGTGGGCCATCCCGGGGTGGCGGTGGTGGTGGGCCTGGCGGCCTTCGGGGCCGTGTTCGCTATGAATTCCTCGATCCACAGCTACATGGTGCTGGCCTACACCGATGCCGAATCGGTGAGCCTCAACGTCGGCTTCTATTACATGGCCAACGCGGCCGGCCGGCTGGTGGGCACGTTGCTCTCCGGTGCCCTGTTCCTGGTGGGCGGCCTGCAGGCCTGCCTCTGGTGCTCGGCTCTGCTGGTGGGCTTGTCGTGGCTGATCAGCCTGGGGCTGCCGGCCCCAGCCCATGAACGGCGGGCCCTGGCCTAG
- a CDS encoding ArsJ-associated glyceraldehyde-3-phosphate dehydrogenase translates to MKIGINGFGRIGRLVFRALWGRPGIVLVHVNDPAGDAAAAAHLLEFDSVHGRWPQVVEAGGAGFLVGHQLVGYSQETDPTAVPWAAAGVDLVLECSGSLKTPATLEPYFTLPGLKRVIVACPVKGVIAGEEALNVVFGVNHHLYDPGRHRLLTAASCTTNCLAPVVQVVHQNFGIRHGSITTLHDVTNTQVVVDGFRSDLRRARSCLESLIPTTTGSARAIGMIFPDLQGKLNGHAVRVPLLHGSLTDAVFELRRSVTVEEVNRAFEEAASGDLQGILGYETRPLVSVDYVNDPRSAIVDGLSTLVVNGTQLKAYAWYDNEWGYSCRMADLACHVAELEALAR, encoded by the coding sequence ATGAAGATCGGCATCAACGGCTTCGGCCGCATCGGCCGCCTCGTGTTCCGGGCCCTCTGGGGCCGGCCCGGCATCGTCCTGGTTCACGTCAACGACCCGGCCGGGGATGCCGCCGCCGCCGCGCACCTGCTGGAGTTCGACTCGGTGCATGGCCGCTGGCCCCAGGTGGTGGAAGCGGGCGGAGCAGGCTTCCTGGTTGGCCATCAGCTCGTGGGCTACAGCCAGGAGACCGATCCCACCGCCGTGCCCTGGGCCGCCGCCGGTGTGGACCTGGTGCTCGAATGCAGCGGCAGTCTCAAGACCCCCGCAACCCTCGAGCCCTACTTCACCCTGCCAGGCCTGAAGCGGGTGATCGTGGCCTGCCCCGTGAAGGGGGTGATCGCCGGCGAGGAGGCGTTGAACGTGGTGTTCGGCGTCAACCACCACCTCTACGACCCTGGCCGTCACCGGCTGCTCACCGCCGCCTCCTGCACCACCAACTGCCTGGCTCCGGTGGTGCAGGTGGTGCACCAAAACTTTGGCATCCGCCACGGTTCGATCACCACCCTGCACGATGTGACCAACACCCAGGTGGTGGTGGACGGCTTCAGGAGTGACCTGCGCCGGGCCCGTTCCTGTCTGGAGTCACTGATCCCCACTACCACCGGCTCGGCCCGGGCGATCGGGATGATCTTCCCAGACCTGCAGGGCAAACTCAACGGCCACGCCGTGCGGGTGCCGCTGCTGCATGGCTCGCTCACCGATGCCGTGTTCGAGCTCAGACGCAGCGTCACGGTGGAGGAGGTGAACCGGGCCTTCGAGGAGGCCGCCAGCGGCGATCTGCAGGGAATCCTCGGCTACGAGACCAGGCCTCTGGTGTCGGTCGACTACGTCAACGATCCGCGCAGCGCCATCGTCGATGGCCTCTCCACCCTGGTGGTGAACGGCACCCAGCTCAAGGCCTACGCCTGGTACGACAACGAGTGGGGCTACAGCTGCCGGATGGCGGATCTGGCCTGCCACGTGGCTGAGCTTGAAGCTCTCGCCCGATGA
- a CDS encoding helix-turn-helix transcriptional regulator yields MGVASPPIQADQARVLLKALAEPLRLQVIEALSGGERCVCDLTADLGLAQSKLSFHLKVLKEAGLLTDRQEGRWTYYRLRPEAIDQLRGWLAELSSLCQTPASPCT; encoded by the coding sequence ATGGGCGTGGCCAGTCCTCCGATTCAGGCTGATCAGGCCCGAGTTCTGCTCAAGGCCCTCGCCGAACCACTGCGCCTTCAGGTGATCGAGGCCCTCAGCGGCGGCGAGCGCTGCGTCTGCGATCTCACCGCCGATCTGGGTCTGGCCCAGTCGAAGCTGTCCTTTCACCTCAAGGTGCTCAAGGAGGCCGGGCTGCTGACCGATCGGCAGGAGGGCCGCTGGACCTACTACCGCCTGCGCCCCGAGGCGATCGACCAGCTGCGCGGTTGGTTAGCTGAACTCTCCAGCCTCTGCCAGACCCCCGCCTCCCCCTGCACCTGA
- the arsB gene encoding ACR3 family arsenite efflux transporter, producing the protein MGIFERWLSLWVALAIAAGIVLGQLLPGVFANLAGLEVARINLVIAVLIWLMIYPMMLGVDFSAVRRIRGQPQALIVTMAMNWLVKPFTMTLLAWWFIRGLYGSWIQAELGDQLVAGMILLGVAPCTAMVFVWSHLCRGNPTYTVVQVAANDLVMVLAYAPIAGLLLGVSKVAVPWDTLQLSVALFVVIPLVASWLTRRWINSERAIALIEARLKPWSIVGLLATVALLFGFQSGTILASPALIMLVAIPLILQTVLIFALTALWMRQWRQPHDLAAPGALVGASNFFELAVAVAISLFGVRSGAALATVVGVLVEVPVMLALVAIANRSRWLFPYRAT; encoded by the coding sequence ATGGGAATCTTCGAGCGATGGCTGAGTCTGTGGGTCGCCCTGGCGATCGCCGCGGGAATCGTGCTGGGGCAGCTGCTGCCAGGGGTCTTCGCCAACCTGGCAGGCCTTGAGGTGGCCCGCATCAATCTCGTGATCGCGGTGCTGATCTGGTTGATGATCTACCCGATGATGCTGGGGGTGGATTTCTCCGCCGTTCGTCGGATCCGCGGACAGCCGCAGGCTCTGATCGTCACCATGGCGATGAACTGGCTGGTGAAGCCGTTCACCATGACGCTGCTGGCCTGGTGGTTCATCCGTGGCCTCTATGGGTCCTGGATCCAGGCCGAACTGGGAGACCAGCTGGTGGCCGGCATGATCCTGCTCGGTGTGGCTCCTTGCACCGCCATGGTGTTCGTCTGGAGCCACCTCTGCCGCGGCAACCCCACCTACACCGTGGTGCAGGTGGCGGCCAATGATCTGGTGATGGTGCTGGCCTATGCCCCGATCGCTGGTCTTCTGCTGGGTGTCAGCAAGGTGGCGGTTCCCTGGGACACCCTGCAGTTGTCGGTGGCGTTGTTCGTGGTGATTCCGCTGGTGGCCAGCTGGCTCACCCGGCGCTGGATCAACAGCGAGCGGGCTATCGCGCTGATCGAGGCGCGCCTGAAGCCGTGGTCGATCGTGGGACTGCTGGCCACAGTTGCGCTGCTGTTCGGCTTCCAATCCGGCACGATCCTGGCGAGCCCGGCGCTGATCATGCTGGTGGCGATCCCCCTGATCCTGCAGACGGTGCTGATCTTTGCCCTCACCGCTCTGTGGATGCGCCAGTGGCGCCAACCCCATGACCTGGCCGCTCCAGGTGCCCTGGTGGGGGCCTCCAACTTCTTCGAGCTGGCGGTGGCGGTGGCGATCAGCCTGTTCGGGGTGCGCTCCGGTGCCGCGCTCGCCACCGTGGTGGGAGTGCTGGTGGAGGTGCCGGTGATGCTGGCTCTCGTGGCGATCGCCAACCGCAGCCGCTGGCTGTTTCCCTATCGGGCCACCTGA
- a CDS encoding PstS family phosphate ABC transporter substrate-binding protein codes for MSRSFRLSLALVAALVIPGVSGAATAQPASTRPMPIRISGSSTVYPIVLTGIGAFRQTAAGKGVSISLKETGSTAGFRDLCSGRVEISNASRPINTSELKACAAKGIRFIEVPLAFDALSVVVHPGNTWANAISTQQLSLLWNRNAQGRINRWIQVNTAWPSRPIKLCGAGSDSGTFDYFNKAINGDENNSRRDYTASEDDNVVVNCVASNPQALGYLGYGWFRSNRDRLKALAVVNPKGKPVLPSNQAVLGGQYQPLSRPLFIYVNDQALRERSEVRSFTTFLIRNAPRLVAKANYIPLPDSTIRLVETKLYRHVLGTSFGGDLPVGLTISEALRRSFDQHKRPEFR; via the coding sequence ATGTCTCGCTCCTTCAGGCTCAGCCTGGCCTTGGTGGCCGCGCTCGTTATCCCCGGTGTTAGCGGAGCCGCTACCGCCCAGCCGGCCTCCACCCGGCCGATGCCGATTCGCATCAGTGGCTCCAGCACCGTGTATCCGATCGTGCTGACGGGCATCGGCGCCTTCCGCCAGACGGCGGCCGGCAAGGGCGTCAGCATCAGTCTCAAGGAGACGGGCAGCACAGCAGGTTTCCGGGATCTCTGCAGCGGCCGGGTGGAGATCAGCAATGCTTCGAGGCCCATCAACACCAGCGAACTCAAAGCCTGTGCCGCCAAAGGGATCCGCTTCATTGAAGTGCCCCTTGCCTTCGATGCGCTCTCGGTGGTGGTCCACCCGGGCAACACCTGGGCCAACGCCATCAGCACCCAGCAGCTCTCCCTGCTCTGGAACCGCAACGCCCAGGGACGCATCAACCGCTGGATCCAGGTGAATACGGCCTGGCCGTCACGACCGATCAAGCTGTGCGGGGCGGGGAGCGACTCAGGCACTTTCGACTACTTCAACAAGGCCATCAATGGCGATGAGAACAACTCCCGCCGCGACTACACCGCCAGCGAGGATGACAATGTGGTGGTGAACTGTGTGGCCAGCAATCCCCAGGCCCTTGGCTATCTTGGTTATGGCTGGTTTCGCAGCAACAGGGACCGGCTCAAGGCCTTGGCAGTGGTCAACCCGAAGGGGAAACCCGTGCTGCCCTCCAACCAGGCGGTGCTGGGAGGGCAGTACCAGCCCCTCTCCCGCCCCCTGTTCATCTATGTCAACGATCAGGCCCTGCGTGAACGTTCCGAGGTCCGCAGCTTCACCACCTTCCTGATCCGGAACGCCCCCCGACTAGTGGCCAAGGCCAACTACATTCCCCTGCCTGATTCAACCATTCGACTGGTGGAGACCAAGCTTTACCGGCATGTGCTCGGCACCTCCTTCGGCGGCGACCTACCGGTGGGGCTGACGATCAGCGAGGCCCTGCGGCGCAGCTTCGATCAGCACAAACGGCCAGAGTTCCGCTGA
- a CDS encoding cell wall metabolism sensor histidine kinase WalK has translation MTLLLALGLGVWLGWAITLRRNRRLGLAAADGSRARTLGGLGRLQLLAWLEGAPQGWLVLDGQQRIQAINPRAERLLQLPADRLVRGEPLRAVIRQPDLEEAIRLVGRRGRPQRLEWWQGNEPLEAVLLAGGEGWVALWINSRRSLESQLDQQSRWVSDVAHELKTPLTALMLVGERLALEADRAGGGSGAGSAVLVERLQRELKRLQELVGDLLELSRLENSLPHDERRYEVLDLWELADEAWSSLRPLAESRGVRLVTGQRQPSLLWADASRLHRALLNLFENALRYSPDGGVVELSVGSSGLWWELEVRDHGPGLSQHDLAHLFERFYRGDPSRVRSHQSGSGLGLAIVQQIALTHGGRVQARNHPDGGAVIELVLPKGV, from the coding sequence ATGACGCTGTTGCTGGCCCTTGGCCTGGGTGTGTGGCTTGGCTGGGCCATCACCCTTCGCCGGAACCGGCGGCTGGGGCTGGCGGCGGCCGATGGTTCCAGGGCCCGGACGTTGGGTGGGCTTGGGCGGCTGCAGTTGCTGGCCTGGCTGGAGGGTGCACCCCAGGGCTGGCTGGTGCTCGATGGGCAGCAGCGGATTCAGGCCATCAACCCCCGGGCGGAACGCCTGCTTCAACTGCCTGCCGACCGGCTGGTGCGGGGGGAGCCCCTGCGCGCCGTGATTCGGCAGCCGGATCTCGAGGAGGCGATCCGGCTGGTGGGCCGGCGGGGCAGGCCCCAGCGGCTGGAGTGGTGGCAGGGCAATGAACCGCTCGAGGCCGTGCTGCTGGCAGGGGGTGAGGGCTGGGTGGCGCTCTGGATCAACAGCCGGCGATCACTGGAATCCCAGCTCGATCAGCAGAGCCGCTGGGTGAGTGACGTGGCCCACGAGCTCAAGACTCCCCTCACGGCACTGATGCTGGTGGGGGAGCGGCTGGCGCTGGAGGCTGACAGAGCGGGCGGCGGCAGCGGAGCTGGCAGTGCAGTGCTGGTGGAGCGTCTGCAGCGCGAACTGAAACGGCTTCAGGAGCTGGTGGGAGATCTGCTGGAGCTCTCCCGACTGGAGAACAGCCTCCCGCACGATGAGCGCCGGTATGAGGTGCTTGACCTCTGGGAGCTCGCTGATGAAGCCTGGAGCAGCCTCAGGCCCCTCGCCGAGAGCCGCGGCGTCAGGCTGGTGACCGGTCAGCGCCAGCCCAGCCTGCTCTGGGCCGATGCCTCACGGTTGCACCGCGCCCTGCTCAATCTGTTCGAGAATGCCTTGCGCTACAGCCCCGACGGTGGGGTGGTGGAGCTGAGTGTGGGCAGCAGCGGCCTCTGGTGGGAGCTGGAGGTGCGCGACCACGGACCTGGTCTGAGCCAGCACGATCTGGCCCATCTGTTCGAGCGCTTCTACCGGGGCGACCCGTCGCGGGTGCGCAGCCACCAGTCCGGCAGTGGCCTGGGCCTGGCGATCGTGCAGCAGATCGCCCTCACCCATGGCGGCCGGGTGCAGGCGCGCAACCATCCCGACGGCGGCGCCGTGATTGAGCTGGTGCTGCCGAAGGGGGTGTAA
- a CDS encoding response regulator transcription factor yields MPRLLIVDDDDGIRTTLEEALGQEGFEVACAADGRQAIQQIDASQRQGAAGFDLVLLDLMLPGVGGLDVCRHLRRGDAQTPILMVSARDTETDRVLGLELGADDYLVKPFGLRELVARCRALLRRSQQTIERFPVGQIIHHGNLSLYPDEFRVTRDGERVNLSPKEYRLVEFFMQNPGRVWSRNQLIDQVWGTDYVVDTKTVDVHIRWLREKLEVNPSAPEHILTERGFGYRFG; encoded by the coding sequence ATGCCCCGTCTGCTCATCGTCGATGACGACGACGGCATCCGCACCACCCTGGAAGAGGCGCTGGGACAGGAAGGTTTCGAGGTGGCCTGCGCCGCCGATGGCCGTCAGGCCATTCAGCAGATTGATGCCTCCCAGCGCCAGGGGGCAGCCGGCTTCGACCTGGTGCTGCTGGATCTGATGCTGCCGGGGGTCGGTGGTCTGGATGTCTGCCGCCATCTGCGCCGCGGTGATGCCCAGACCCCGATCCTGATGGTCAGCGCACGGGACACGGAAACGGACCGGGTGCTGGGACTGGAGCTCGGTGCCGACGACTATCTGGTCAAGCCGTTCGGGCTGCGTGAACTCGTGGCCCGTTGCCGCGCCCTGTTGCGGCGGAGCCAGCAGACGATCGAGCGCTTCCCGGTCGGGCAGATCATCCACCATGGCAATCTGTCTCTCTACCCCGATGAGTTCCGTGTCACCCGTGACGGAGAGAGGGTGAACCTCTCCCCGAAGGAATACCGGCTGGTGGAGTTCTTCATGCAGAATCCCGGCCGTGTCTGGAGCCGGAATCAGCTGATCGATCAGGTCTGGGGCACCGACTACGTGGTCGACACCAAGACCGTGGATGTCCACATCCGCTGGCTGCGCGAAAAGCTCGAGGTCAATCCTTCCGCTCCTGAGCACATCCTCACGGAGCGGGGCTTCGGCTATCGCTTCGGTTGA
- a CDS encoding Crp/Fnr family transcriptional regulator — protein MVSTPFRDAGRSDAIREVLETSYRQRQLLHIGAGSAVPLLKNTIWLVVRGMVKLEAVTIHGDPLLLGLAGPNEPFGEPLTNVQAYEAFTLTDSDLLCLSCAEIEQAPHLAMAVMQAVISRHRQTETLLSLLGLRRVEERVRGFLELLAQDYGQVCEDGLRLNLRLTHQELASALSTTRVTVTRLIGLLRDEGWLKIDAQRHLVISHLPRRL, from the coding sequence ATGGTTTCGACTCCCTTTCGCGACGCCGGCCGCAGTGATGCGATCCGTGAGGTCCTGGAAACGAGTTACCGGCAGCGCCAGCTTCTCCACATCGGCGCAGGCAGCGCCGTCCCCCTGCTCAAGAACACCATCTGGCTGGTTGTGCGCGGCATGGTGAAGCTTGAGGCCGTCACCATTCACGGCGACCCGCTGCTGCTCGGCCTGGCCGGACCCAACGAGCCCTTCGGTGAACCGCTCACCAACGTGCAGGCCTACGAGGCCTTCACGCTCACCGATTCCGATCTGCTCTGCCTCTCCTGTGCGGAGATCGAGCAGGCGCCCCATCTGGCGATGGCGGTGATGCAGGCTGTGATCAGCCGCCATCGCCAGACGGAAACCCTGCTTTCCCTGCTGGGGTTGCGCCGGGTGGAGGAGCGGGTGCGCGGTTTCCTGGAACTCCTGGCTCAGGACTACGGGCAGGTCTGTGAGGATGGACTGCGGCTCAATCTGCGGCTCACCCACCAGGAACTGGCCAGCGCCCTCTCCACCACCCGGGTCACGGTCACCCGGCTGATCGGACTGCTTCGCGATGAGGGCTGGCTCAAGATCGATGCCCAGCGTCACCTGGTGATCAGTCACCTGCCCCGACGCCTGTGA